A DNA window from Streptomyces bacillaris contains the following coding sequences:
- a CDS encoding tetratricopeptide repeat protein, with protein MSAREKKDLLAETDRLREEGRAGEAREKLLALTARFPDDAEVAYRTAWVHDVLGLESEAVAYYERSLAGTGLGAEERRGALLGLGSTYRVLGRYGQAVETLRGGVEEFPDDGALRTFLAMALFNTGEHHEAMRLLLRLVASTSDDPYVQQYRPAIEHYAKDLDETM; from the coding sequence ATGAGCGCACGTGAGAAGAAGGACCTGCTGGCCGAGACCGACCGGCTGCGCGAGGAGGGCCGGGCCGGGGAGGCGCGGGAGAAGCTGCTGGCCCTGACGGCCCGGTTCCCCGACGACGCGGAGGTGGCCTACCGCACCGCGTGGGTCCATGACGTCCTGGGCCTGGAGTCCGAGGCGGTGGCGTACTACGAACGCAGCCTCGCGGGGACGGGGCTCGGTGCGGAGGAGCGGCGGGGAGCGCTGCTGGGCCTCGGCAGTACGTACCGGGTGCTGGGGCGGTACGGGCAGGCCGTGGAGACGCTGCGCGGGGGCGTCGAGGAGTTCCCGGACGACGGGGCGCTCCGGACGTTCCTGGCGATGGCGCTGTTCAACACGGGCGAGCACCACGAGGCGATGCGGTTGCTGCTGCGGCTGGTGGCGTCGACCAGCGACGACCCGTATGTCCAGCAGTACCGTCCGGCGATCGAGCACTACGCGAAGGACCTCGACGAGACGATGTGA
- a CDS encoding VanZ family protein, which yields MTVLTVVLLGLVAFSVLLAKVTLTPSPASEDIVTSNLQPGRSLRQYAEDYTFLAACKQAGGNVLLGVPFGLLLPFLVPRRLRMISMTLLTAALMVLVELIQGALVTGRAFDIDDVILNTAGALLGYFLLGRRLSHRYHVYAHPSRAEAPKPVPEPRAAEPKTPGPKERDAKTPDSKTPEPRTAKPKAAKAASRTGTRTPAKSGTGARGASGRPAGDATQPGSGRALLNRIRRR from the coding sequence ATGACCGTCCTGACGGTGGTGCTGCTGGGGCTGGTGGCCTTCTCCGTCCTGCTGGCCAAGGTGACGCTCACCCCGTCACCTGCCTCCGAGGACATCGTCACCTCCAACCTGCAGCCGGGGCGGTCCCTGCGCCAGTACGCCGAGGACTACACCTTCCTCGCCGCCTGCAAGCAGGCGGGCGGAAACGTGCTGCTCGGCGTGCCCTTCGGGCTGCTGCTGCCGTTCCTCGTGCCGCGCCGTCTGCGGATGATCAGCATGACGCTGCTGACCGCCGCCCTGATGGTGCTCGTGGAGCTGATCCAGGGAGCCCTGGTCACCGGACGCGCCTTCGACATCGACGACGTCATCCTCAACACGGCGGGCGCCCTGCTCGGCTACTTCCTGCTGGGCCGCCGGCTCAGCCACCGCTACCACGTGTACGCGCATCCCTCGCGGGCCGAGGCGCCGAAGCCCGTACCGGAGCCGAGGGCAGCGGAGCCGAAGACACCGGGGCCCAAGGAGAGGGACGCGAAGACGCCCGACTCCAAGACGCCGGAACCGAGGACAGCGAAGCCGAAGGCGGCCAAGGCGGCCTCCCGCACCGGGACCAGGACACCGGCGAAGTCCGGAACCGGTGCCAGGGGCGCGAGCGGCCGCCCGGCGGGGGACGCCACCCAGCCCGGGTCCGGCCGCGCCCTGCTGAACCGGATCCGCAGGCGCTGA
- a CDS encoding DUF4389 domain-containing protein has translation MADGRWSPGRKEADADEFRPVLDIVEPGHQRRLTVFLRLLLLIPHFIVLFFLHIAAFFTVIVGWFAALVLGRLPDPVFRFLAGFLGYDMRVSASQMLLIDRYPPFALTPPPDYPVQIEVQPTALNRLAVLFRIFLMIPAAIVQSLAVYGWWALAFVWWVITLALGRMPRPLFEATAATLRYRMRFSAYTMMLTPAYPKGLFGDDDLAVPQGHPRSATRPLVMSSAGKWLVVLFLVLGLLGNITTSVTTTTSDSDDTTRLSGTP, from the coding sequence ATGGCCGATGGCCGGTGGAGCCCGGGCCGCAAGGAGGCCGACGCCGACGAGTTCAGGCCCGTCCTCGACATCGTCGAGCCGGGCCACCAGCGCCGGCTGACGGTCTTCCTGCGACTGCTGCTGCTGATCCCTCATTTCATCGTGCTGTTCTTCCTGCACATCGCGGCCTTCTTCACCGTGATCGTGGGCTGGTTCGCCGCCCTGGTGCTGGGACGGCTGCCCGACCCCGTCTTCCGGTTCCTGGCCGGGTTCCTCGGCTACGACATGCGCGTGTCGGCGAGCCAGATGCTGCTGATCGACCGCTATCCGCCCTTCGCGCTGACCCCGCCGCCGGACTACCCGGTCCAGATCGAGGTACAGCCCACGGCCCTCAACCGCCTCGCCGTGCTGTTCCGCATCTTCCTGATGATCCCGGCGGCGATCGTGCAGAGCCTCGCGGTGTACGGGTGGTGGGCCCTGGCCTTCGTCTGGTGGGTGATCACGCTGGCCCTGGGCCGGATGCCGCGCCCCCTCTTCGAGGCGACGGCGGCCACCCTGCGCTACCGGATGCGGTTCTCCGCTTACACCATGATGCTCACCCCGGCCTACCCCAAGGGGCTCTTCGGGGACGACGACCTCGCCGTACCGCAGGGGCACCCCCGCTCCGCCACCCGGCCGCTGGTCATGAGCAGCGCCGGGAAGTGGCTCGTGGTGCTCTTCCTGGTGCTCGGCCTCCTGGGCAACATCACCACCTCGGTCACCACCACGACCTCGGACTCCGACGACACCACGCGGCTCTCCGGCACCCCCTGA
- a CDS encoding DUF4230 domain-containing protein, translated as MTSSDAPTDTAAQSGKKPTRRPWRGLLKVVGIGAAVLALLFAGGRLSLLPSLDGLFGERTHDRSGPAVLKSIQDMSAYEAASGNFQVVVDLEKDARFLPDAVRGTRTLFVGAGTVGASVDLGKVTEDSVVIDEDRTTAEIRLPHAVLGKPALDPDRSYAVSKQRGLLDRLGDFFSDNPSSEQAVNQLAVRHIGEAAKESGLTARAEKNTAEMLKGLLGSLGFERVTVRYGDDQG; from the coding sequence ATGACGTCCAGCGACGCACCCACGGATACCGCCGCGCAGAGCGGGAAGAAGCCCACGCGCCGTCCCTGGCGGGGCCTGCTGAAGGTCGTCGGCATCGGCGCGGCCGTCCTGGCCCTGCTGTTCGCCGGTGGTCGGCTCAGCCTGCTGCCCAGCCTGGACGGCCTCTTCGGGGAGCGGACCCACGACCGGTCCGGCCCCGCGGTCCTGAAGTCGATCCAGGACATGAGCGCGTACGAGGCGGCCTCGGGCAACTTCCAGGTCGTCGTCGACCTGGAGAAGGACGCCAGGTTCCTGCCCGACGCCGTACGCGGCACCCGCACCCTGTTCGTCGGCGCGGGCACGGTCGGCGCCTCCGTCGACCTGGGCAAGGTGACCGAGGACAGCGTGGTCATCGACGAGGACCGGACGACCGCCGAGATCCGGCTGCCGCACGCGGTGCTGGGCAAGCCGGCCCTGGACCCGGACCGCTCCTACGCCGTGTCGAAGCAGCGCGGACTCCTCGACCGGCTCGGTGACTTCTTCTCCGACAACCCGAGCAGCGAGCAGGCGGTCAACCAACTCGCCGTCCGGCACATCGGCGAGGCCGCGAAGGAGAGCGGACTGACCGCCCGCGCCGAGAAGAACACCGCGGAGATGCTGAAGGGGCTGCTCGGCTCCCTCGGCTTCGAACGCGTCACCGTCCGCTACGGCGACGACCAGGGCTGA
- a CDS encoding lytic polysaccharide monooxygenase auxiliary activity family 9 protein: MHTKRKTALAVGAVLAPVLALSLPATSANAHGYISNPPSRQAQCAAGTVSCGSISYEPQSVEGPKGLTSCSGGNSGFAELDDDSKGWAVTPVNRSQQFEWRLTARHATSTWQYFVGGEKIAEFDDGGAQPGATVTHQVDFGDKTGQQKVLAVWNIADTSNAFYACIDVNVG, translated from the coding sequence ATGCACACGAAGAGGAAGACCGCACTCGCCGTCGGCGCCGTTCTCGCCCCGGTCCTCGCCCTGAGCCTCCCGGCGACCTCCGCCAACGCCCACGGCTACATCTCCAACCCGCCCAGCAGGCAGGCCCAGTGCGCCGCCGGCACGGTCAGCTGCGGCTCGATCAGCTACGAACCGCAGAGCGTCGAGGGTCCCAAGGGGCTCACCAGCTGCAGCGGCGGGAACAGCGGCTTCGCCGAACTGGACGACGACTCCAAGGGCTGGGCGGTCACCCCGGTGAACCGCTCGCAGCAGTTCGAGTGGCGGCTCACCGCCCGGCACGCTACCAGCACCTGGCAGTACTTCGTCGGCGGCGAGAAGATCGCCGAGTTCGACGACGGCGGCGCGCAGCCCGGCGCGACCGTCACCCACCAGGTCGACTTCGGCGACAAGACCGGTCAGCAGAAGGTCCTGGCCGTCTGGAACATCGCCGACACCTCGAACGCCTTCTACGCCTGCATCGACGTCAACGTCGGCTAG
- a CDS encoding TNT domain-containing protein: MNRIRTVLAALGITAGLITAPAANAAPQPDATVAAAERHAPCTGEYRGDARLGPKWLPNNRLAPVGPLLKGYQRTGDLSPQAFLKKYWEGPADTGSWKYPPNDGFAEVNGEIDKEPAKLRTGQRLDRFGSEYGGYLAPAGDAYAERALPPQNLNTREAATPCDYRVYKVAKPFWVWQGSIAPWFEQPGGGQQIKLDAVFLNPGEGERLNVKWLLDNGYLTPAA, from the coding sequence ATGAACCGCATCCGTACCGTACTTGCCGCGCTCGGCATCACCGCCGGACTGATCACCGCGCCCGCCGCGAACGCCGCCCCGCAGCCCGACGCCACCGTGGCCGCCGCCGAGCGGCACGCCCCCTGCACCGGCGAGTACCGGGGCGATGCCCGGCTCGGCCCGAAGTGGCTGCCGAACAACCGGCTGGCCCCGGTCGGCCCCCTCCTCAAGGGCTACCAGCGCACCGGCGACCTCTCCCCGCAGGCCTTTCTCAAGAAGTACTGGGAGGGGCCCGCGGACACCGGAAGCTGGAAGTACCCGCCCAACGACGGCTTCGCCGAGGTCAACGGCGAGATCGACAAGGAGCCCGCCAAGCTCCGCACCGGCCAGCGCCTGGACCGCTTCGGCTCCGAGTACGGCGGCTACCTGGCCCCCGCAGGCGACGCCTACGCCGAGCGCGCGCTGCCCCCGCAGAACCTCAACACCCGGGAAGCGGCCACCCCCTGCGACTACCGCGTCTACAAGGTGGCCAAGCCCTTCTGGGTCTGGCAGGGCAGCATCGCCCCGTGGTTCGAGCAGCCCGGCGGCGGCCAGCAGATCAAGCTCGACGCCGTCTTCCTGAACCCGGGCGAGGGCGAGCGGCTGAATGTGAAGTGGCTGCTGGACAACGGCTACCTCACCCCGGCCGCGTAA
- a CDS encoding mycothiol transferase, with protein sequence MNSANMLAEAFERVREAVHGAAGGLGADDLNARPDGDANSISWLIWHLTRVQDDHIADAAGTGQVWLTKGWADRFGLPFDETATGYGHSGDEVAAVQVDSADLLLGYYDAVHEQTLAFVRGLDGRGLDRIVDEAWSPPVTLGVRLISVIAEDLQHAGQAAYVRGLRERHQ encoded by the coding sequence ATGAACAGTGCGAACATGTTGGCCGAGGCGTTCGAGCGGGTCAGGGAAGCGGTCCACGGGGCGGCCGGAGGACTCGGCGCCGACGACCTCAACGCCCGCCCCGACGGGGACGCGAACTCGATCTCCTGGCTGATCTGGCACCTCACCCGGGTCCAGGACGACCACATCGCGGACGCCGCGGGCACCGGCCAGGTCTGGCTGACCAAGGGCTGGGCCGACCGCTTCGGGCTCCCGTTCGACGAGACGGCGACGGGATACGGCCACAGCGGCGACGAGGTCGCCGCCGTCCAGGTGGACTCCGCCGACCTCCTCCTCGGCTACTACGACGCCGTCCACGAACAGACCCTCGCCTTCGTCCGCGGACTGGACGGCCGCGGCCTCGACCGGATCGTCGACGAGGCCTGGTCACCTCCGGTCACCCTGGGCGTCCGGCTGATCAGCGTCATCGCCGAGGACCTCCAGCATGCGGGCCAGGCCGCATATGTCCGCGGCCTGCGGGAACGTCACCAGTAG
- the lepB gene encoding signal peptidase I, which produces MARAGGRRTRTRKHRPFWVELPLLVGIALILALLIKTFLVQAFSIPSDSMQNTLQQGDRVLVDKLTPWFGSEPERGEVIVFHDPDGWLDDVAVDPPNAFQEALSFIGLMPSAEEKDLIKRVIGVGGDTVECAGDGPVKVNGKALDEPYVFPGNTPCSNDPKGTFKVTVPPGKLWVMGDHRQASSDSRYNTDDRNKGMVPVDEVVGRAVVVAWPVGRWSTLPIPDTFKSVPAASTAN; this is translated from the coding sequence ATGGCGCGTGCGGGCGGGCGGCGGACGAGGACGCGGAAACACCGGCCGTTCTGGGTGGAGCTTCCGCTCCTCGTCGGGATCGCCCTGATCCTGGCCCTGCTCATCAAGACCTTTCTCGTCCAGGCCTTCTCCATCCCGTCGGACTCCATGCAGAACACCCTGCAGCAGGGCGACCGGGTCCTCGTCGACAAGCTGACCCCGTGGTTCGGCTCCGAGCCGGAACGGGGCGAGGTGATCGTCTTCCACGACCCGGACGGCTGGCTGGACGACGTGGCCGTCGACCCGCCCAACGCCTTCCAGGAGGCGCTGAGCTTCATCGGCCTGATGCCGTCGGCCGAGGAGAAGGACCTCATCAAGCGGGTGATCGGCGTCGGCGGCGACACCGTGGAGTGCGCGGGCGACGGACCGGTGAAGGTCAACGGCAAGGCCCTGGACGAGCCCTATGTGTTCCCCGGCAACACTCCGTGCAGCAACGACCCCAAGGGCACCTTCAAGGTGACCGTCCCGCCCGGCAAGCTCTGGGTGATGGGCGACCACCGGCAGGCCTCGTCGGACTCCCGCTACAACACCGACGACCGCAACAAGGGCATGGTCCCGGTCGACGAGGTCGTCGGCCGCGCCGTCGTCGTCGCCTGGCCGGTCGGCCGCTGGTCCACCCTCCCGATCCCCGACACCTTCAAGTCGGTCCCCGCCGCCTCCACGGCGAACTGA
- a CDS encoding protein-tyrosine phosphatase family protein, whose protein sequence is MTESWNPADQAVLTLPSGRLIRGRGLRNPLPGGLEPEFAVHLLGRTPPPVRWESRWLRWPDFRLPADPDEAGDVLEEVWRRAPNERVEVACGGGMGRTGTALACLAVLDGVPAGEAVAFVRSGYHPRAVETPWQRRYVRRFTGRRAGWRRAG, encoded by the coding sequence ATGACCGAGAGCTGGAACCCGGCCGATCAGGCCGTCCTGACGCTGCCCTCCGGACGTCTGATACGCGGCCGGGGGCTGCGCAACCCCCTGCCCGGGGGCCTGGAGCCGGAGTTCGCCGTCCATCTGCTGGGGCGTACGCCTCCCCCGGTCCGGTGGGAGTCGCGGTGGCTGCGCTGGCCGGACTTCCGGCTTCCGGCCGACCCGGACGAGGCCGGGGACGTGCTGGAGGAGGTGTGGCGGCGGGCCCCGAACGAGCGGGTCGAGGTCGCCTGCGGGGGCGGGATGGGGCGGACCGGGACGGCGCTGGCCTGCCTCGCGGTGCTGGACGGAGTGCCGGCCGGGGAAGCGGTGGCGTTCGTCCGGAGCGGATACCACCCCCGGGCGGTGGAGACCCCCTGGCAGCGGCGGTACGTCCGCAGGTTCACCGGCCGCCGGGCCGGTTGGCGCCGAGCCGGATAG
- a CDS encoding PTS fructose transporter subunit IIABC translates to MSELITAELVDLDLSAATKDAAARSLAERMVAAHRVTDLDGFLADVAAREAQMPTGLDGGIGIPHCRSEHVSAPTLAFGRSARGIDFGAADGPADLIFLIAAPAGADDDHLTILSGLARRLMDPEFTAALRAGDDPGTVAALIRGEEPAPETEAAPEAADVPEGKAPEAGAPERAASPADDGDGAPFRIVAVTSCPTGIAHTYMAAESLTAAGRAEGVEVTVETQGSAGFSKLDPAVIAAADAVIWAHDVEVREKARFRGKPLVDVGVKAGINRPAELIAEARRKAERGEISAVPEGGDGPEAGDGGGSGADGAHFGVRLRTYLMSGVSYMVPFVAAGGLLIALSFAIGGYEIADAKSVADHFVWGQADSWAALLNQIGSAAFGFLVPVLAGYIAYGMADRPALVPGFVGGAIALTVEAGFLGGLVAGLLAGAVVMAIQRVPVHPTLRGIMPVLVIPLIASAVVGFLMFIVVGKPIAALQGALTDWLNGLSGSNAVILGVVLGLMMCFDMGGPLNKVAYAFAVGGLADPTDGSLKVMAAVMAAGMVPPLALALATTVRKKLFTKTERENGRAAWVLGASFITEGAIPFAAADPLRVIPSVMAGGAVTGALSMAFGCTLRAPHGGIFVVPLIGEPFLYLLAIAAGTLVATALVVLLKGARRTAAVPAGEGAATAPEARVSATA, encoded by the coding sequence ATGAGTGAGCTGATCACCGCGGAACTGGTCGACCTCGATCTGTCCGCCGCAACGAAGGACGCCGCCGCGAGGTCGCTCGCCGAGCGGATGGTGGCCGCCCACCGCGTCACCGATCTCGACGGCTTCCTGGCCGATGTCGCCGCCCGCGAGGCCCAGATGCCGACGGGCCTCGACGGCGGGATCGGCATTCCGCACTGCCGGAGCGAGCATGTGAGCGCCCCGACCCTGGCCTTCGGGCGCAGCGCCCGGGGCATCGACTTCGGCGCGGCCGACGGCCCGGCGGACCTGATCTTCCTCATCGCCGCGCCCGCCGGGGCGGACGACGACCATCTGACGATCCTGTCGGGGCTGGCCCGCAGGCTGATGGACCCCGAGTTCACCGCCGCCCTGCGCGCCGGGGACGACCCGGGCACGGTCGCCGCACTGATCCGTGGCGAGGAACCGGCACCGGAGACCGAGGCAGCGCCGGAGGCCGCCGATGTGCCGGAGGGCAAGGCGCCCGAGGCCGGGGCACCGGAGCGGGCCGCCTCCCCCGCGGACGACGGCGACGGCGCGCCCTTCCGTATCGTCGCCGTCACCTCCTGCCCCACCGGCATCGCGCACACCTACATGGCCGCCGAGTCCCTGACGGCGGCGGGCCGTGCCGAAGGGGTCGAGGTGACGGTGGAGACCCAGGGGTCGGCCGGCTTCAGCAAGCTGGACCCGGCCGTCATCGCCGCCGCCGACGCGGTCATCTGGGCGCACGACGTCGAGGTGCGGGAGAAGGCCCGGTTCCGGGGCAAGCCGCTGGTGGACGTCGGGGTCAAGGCGGGCATCAACCGTCCCGCCGAGCTGATCGCCGAGGCCCGTCGCAAGGCGGAGCGCGGGGAGATCTCCGCCGTACCGGAGGGCGGGGACGGGCCGGAGGCCGGTGACGGGGGCGGATCGGGTGCGGACGGCGCTCACTTCGGGGTCCGGCTGCGTACGTATCTCATGTCCGGCGTGAGTTACATGGTGCCGTTCGTCGCGGCGGGCGGGCTGCTGATCGCCCTGTCGTTCGCCATCGGCGGCTACGAGATCGCGGACGCCAAGTCCGTGGCCGACCACTTCGTCTGGGGCCAGGCGGACAGCTGGGCCGCGCTCCTCAACCAGATCGGCTCCGCCGCCTTCGGCTTCCTGGTGCCGGTGCTGGCCGGGTACATCGCGTACGGGATGGCGGACCGGCCCGCGCTGGTGCCCGGCTTCGTCGGCGGAGCGATCGCGCTCACCGTGGAGGCGGGGTTCCTCGGCGGTCTGGTCGCCGGTCTGCTGGCCGGTGCGGTGGTGATGGCCATCCAGCGGGTCCCGGTCCATCCCACCCTGCGCGGGATCATGCCGGTGCTGGTGATTCCGCTGATCGCCTCGGCGGTGGTCGGGTTCCTGATGTTCATCGTGGTCGGCAAGCCGATCGCGGCCCTGCAGGGCGCGCTCACGGACTGGCTGAACGGTCTGTCGGGCTCCAACGCGGTGATCCTGGGTGTCGTCCTCGGGCTGATGATGTGCTTCGACATGGGCGGCCCGCTGAACAAGGTGGCGTACGCGTTCGCGGTCGGCGGTCTGGCCGATCCGACCGACGGCAGCCTCAAGGTGATGGCGGCGGTCATGGCGGCCGGGATGGTCCCGCCGCTGGCGCTGGCCCTCGCCACCACCGTACGGAAGAAGCTGTTCACCAAGACCGAGCGGGAGAACGGCCGGGCGGCCTGGGTGCTGGGTGCCTCGTTCATCACGGAGGGCGCGATTCCGTTCGCCGCCGCCGATCCGCTGCGGGTGATCCCGTCGGTGATGGCGGGCGGCGCGGTCACCGGTGCGCTCTCGATGGCCTTCGGGTGCACGCTGCGCGCTCCGCACGGCGGGATCTTCGTGGTGCCGCTGATCGGTGAACCGTTCCTCTACCTGCTGGCGATCGCCGCGGGCACCCTGGTCGCGACCGCGCTGGTCGTCCTCCTCAAGGGCGCCCGGCGCACGGCGGCGGTCCCGGCCGGGGAGGGTGCGGCGACGGCGCCCGAGGCGCGGGTGAGCGCCACCGCCTGA
- the pfkB gene encoding 1-phosphofructokinase, which produces MILTVTPNPSLDRTYELPGLVRGTVLRATADRVDPGGKGINVSRAVAAAGHRTVAVAPMGGPEGDLLARLLGEHGIEAAGVPVTGSTRINVTLVEPDATLTKINAAGPELSATEAEDVLEAVRTRSAAADWIACCGSLPRGLPPQWYAELVARSHRAGARIALDTSGAALTAALREAPDVIKPNAQELAEAVGRPLATVGDALKAAEELRERGAGAVLASLGADGQLLVEASGAYFATARVATVRSNVGAGDASLAGFLTAGGQGPRALASAVAHGAAAVQLAGSLMPTPADLDLSAVTSSADVPLDRPLTEPVP; this is translated from the coding sequence ATGATCCTCACCGTCACCCCCAACCCCAGCCTGGACCGCACCTACGAGTTGCCCGGCCTGGTCCGCGGCACCGTCCTGCGGGCCACGGCGGACCGCGTCGACCCGGGCGGCAAGGGCATCAACGTCTCCCGCGCGGTCGCGGCGGCCGGCCACCGCACGGTCGCCGTCGCCCCCATGGGCGGCCCGGAGGGCGACCTGCTGGCCCGGCTGCTCGGGGAGCACGGCATCGAGGCCGCCGGGGTGCCGGTCACCGGCAGCACCCGGATCAACGTCACGCTCGTCGAGCCCGATGCCACCCTCACCAAGATCAACGCGGCCGGTCCCGAGCTGAGCGCCACCGAGGCCGAGGACGTCCTGGAGGCCGTGCGGACCCGCTCCGCCGCCGCCGACTGGATCGCCTGCTGCGGAAGCCTGCCGCGCGGACTGCCGCCGCAGTGGTATGCGGAGCTGGTCGCCCGGAGCCACCGGGCCGGGGCCCGGATCGCGCTGGACACCTCCGGTGCGGCGCTCACCGCCGCGCTGCGGGAGGCACCCGATGTGATCAAGCCCAACGCCCAGGAGCTGGCCGAGGCCGTCGGCCGCCCACTGGCCACGGTGGGCGACGCGCTCAAGGCCGCCGAGGAGCTGCGCGAGCGCGGGGCCGGGGCGGTGCTGGCCAGCCTGGGGGCCGACGGCCAGCTGCTGGTGGAGGCGTCGGGGGCGTACTTCGCGACCGCCCGCGTGGCCACCGTACGCAGCAATGTCGGCGCCGGGGACGCCTCCCTCGCCGGCTTCCTGACGGCGGGCGGGCAGGGTCCGCGCGCGCTCGCATCGGCCGTCGCCCACGGGGCGGCGGCGGTGCAGCTGGCGGGGAGCCTGATGCCCACCCCAGCCGATCTCGATCTGTCGGCGGTCACGTCGAGCGCCGATGTGCCCCTGGACCGCCCGCTGACGGAGCCCGTCCCGTGA
- a CDS encoding DeoR/GlpR family DNA-binding transcription regulator, translating to MYAPERQQEILRLAQESGRVDVLSLAEEFQVTAETVRRDLKALDRAGLLRRVHGGAIPVGRLDFEPDLAERDSVAADEKDRIAQAALAELPPDGNVIIDAGTTTARLAAALPVDASLTVVTHALPVAARLADHPGIALHLVGGRVRHRTRAAVDAWALGAYAEISADVVFLATNGFAPDSGLTTPDLAEAAVKRAVVRAARRVVLLADSGKFGQRHFARFGDLTDVDLLITDTGLSPDDARSIESRGTEVVRA from the coding sequence ATGTACGCACCGGAGCGTCAGCAGGAGATCCTCCGCCTCGCCCAGGAGAGCGGCCGGGTCGACGTGCTCTCCCTGGCCGAGGAGTTCCAGGTGACCGCCGAGACCGTCCGGCGCGACCTGAAGGCGCTGGACCGGGCGGGACTGCTGCGCCGGGTGCACGGCGGTGCCATCCCGGTGGGGCGGCTCGACTTCGAGCCGGACCTCGCCGAGCGGGACTCCGTGGCCGCCGACGAGAAGGACCGCATCGCGCAGGCGGCGCTCGCGGAGCTGCCCCCGGACGGCAACGTGATCATCGACGCCGGGACGACGACGGCCCGGCTCGCCGCAGCCCTCCCGGTCGACGCCTCCCTCACCGTCGTGACGCACGCGCTGCCGGTGGCCGCCCGCCTGGCCGACCACCCGGGCATCGCCCTGCATCTGGTCGGCGGCCGGGTCCGGCACCGGACGCGGGCGGCGGTGGACGCCTGGGCGCTGGGCGCGTACGCCGAGATCAGCGCCGACGTCGTCTTCCTCGCCACCAACGGCTTCGCACCCGACAGCGGCCTGACCACGCCCGATCTGGCCGAGGCCGCGGTGAAGCGCGCGGTGGTCAGGGCCGCCCGCCGGGTCGTGCTGCTGGCCGACTCCGGCAAGTTCGGGCAGCGGCACTTCGCCCGCTTCGGCGACCTCACCGATGTGGACCTCCTCATCACCGACACGGGCCTCAGCCCCGACGACGCCCGCTCCATCGAGAGCCGGGGCACGGAAGTGGTACGCGCATGA
- a CDS encoding DUF6296 family protein, whose amino-acid sequence MEHTERYELIFQMSGAEDDVVTVRLTDRTGAGGSPVYEDETGIVRAEISDRGEVRMLASGGHQVPGTPLLARPLSEGVSGRR is encoded by the coding sequence ATGGAGCACACGGAACGCTACGAACTCATCTTCCAGATGTCCGGCGCCGAGGACGACGTGGTCACGGTCCGGCTGACCGACCGGACCGGGGCGGGCGGATCCCCGGTGTACGAGGACGAGACCGGGATCGTCCGCGCCGAGATCAGCGACCGGGGCGAGGTACGGATGCTCGCCAGCGGCGGCCACCAGGTCCCCGGCACCCCTCTGCTCGCCCGGCCGCTGAGCGAAGGCGTTTCCGGCAGGCGCTGA
- a CDS encoding PepSY domain-containing protein, translating to MRLDPRRKNRHSPRSRNLKVTGAAACVAAAALLLTACGQSSDSATSAATEAAKVLPQKTTASPSATADLTEAQQERKRVLDATEVTFDDAATTAVGEVAGGKLVDLDLEGVDDDDRDESPSPTGTGSPTGSPSPTDAASPTGSPTGSPTATGSPTASPGAEGPVWVAEVAEKDGTVHTVRINAVDGKVIDARVDEDQDDQDKQQTARWLSEATQTPEQAAKVATEKKKGTVTSVSLDDNDGNGVIWSVDVVGSDWKKTTFDVDAKNDTIVREETDND from the coding sequence ATGAGACTTGACCCCCGACGAAAAAATCGTCATTCCCCACGCTCCCGCAACCTCAAAGTGACCGGCGCCGCCGCCTGCGTGGCGGCCGCCGCTCTGCTGCTGACGGCCTGTGGTCAGAGTTCGGACAGTGCGACGTCCGCGGCCACCGAAGCGGCCAAGGTCCTCCCGCAGAAGACGACGGCGTCCCCGTCGGCCACCGCGGACCTCACCGAGGCCCAGCAGGAACGCAAGAGGGTCCTGGACGCCACCGAGGTCACCTTCGACGACGCCGCGACGACCGCGGTCGGTGAAGTGGCCGGCGGCAAGCTCGTCGACCTGGACCTGGAAGGTGTCGACGACGACGACCGGGACGAGAGCCCCAGCCCGACCGGGACCGGCAGCCCCACCGGCAGTCCGAGCCCCACGGACGCGGCGAGCCCGACCGGCAGCCCCACAGGCAGCCCGACCGCGACCGGTTCACCGACCGCGAGTCCGGGGGCCGAGGGCCCCGTCTGGGTCGCGGAGGTGGCCGAGAAGGACGGCACCGTCCACACCGTGCGGATCAACGCGGTCGACGGCAAGGTGATCGACGCCCGCGTCGACGAGGACCAGGACGACCAGGACAAGCAGCAGACGGCGCGGTGGCTCTCCGAGGCCACGCAGACGCCCGAGCAGGCCGCCAAGGTCGCCACGGAGAAGAAGAAGGGGACCGTCACCTCCGTCAGCCTGGACGACAACGACGGCAACGGTGTGATCTGGTCGGTCGACGTGGTCGGCTCCGACTGGAAGAAGACCACGTTCGACGTGGACGCCAAGAACGACACCATCGTCCGCGAGGAGACCGACAACGACTGA